The proteins below come from a single Thermotoga sp. KOL6 genomic window:
- a CDS encoding AAA family ATPase, whose protein sequence is MRVEEAKYLAKKIMMAGEIPLLVGHFGVGKTDIAKDIAKETGRDLIILVLSQMEPGDLIGLPARSEEKTTFLKPDWWPENGNTIVFLDEINRAHRSVRNAIMQLLVDKRIHNHVLPNETWIMAAMNPPEEEYDQADLITDPAFISRFFILEVNPNASEWLEWASRNGVSEEVRNFIKNYPEFLFSERNLSLKISLKPSPRSWYKLSNVLKTLTDEEKEKYGYILAAGIVGPEAAKAFYDSFFQKTRIPSVESVLLEGKVERLKDMHAANTLVLRIVDFLSKIDRETLEKNLATFSHNLIELSEKIPKESFYGILRFIVDESQKAGEKSDLFDKILERIVEKESVRRMVSEL, encoded by the coding sequence GTGAGGGTAGAAGAGGCGAAGTATCTGGCCAAGAAAATTATGATGGCAGGAGAAATTCCCCTTCTGGTTGGGCATTTCGGGGTTGGTAAAACCGACATTGCCAAAGATATAGCCAAGGAGACAGGTAGAGATCTGATTATTTTGGTTCTTTCCCAAATGGAACCAGGTGATTTGATAGGTCTCCCTGCGAGATCGGAAGAGAAAACAACCTTTTTGAAGCCCGACTGGTGGCCAGAGAATGGAAACACCATCGTCTTCTTGGACGAAATAAACAGAGCGCATCGATCTGTTCGAAACGCCATTATGCAACTCCTTGTGGACAAAAGAATTCACAATCATGTTCTTCCAAATGAAACGTGGATCATGGCCGCCATGAATCCACCAGAAGAGGAGTACGATCAAGCAGATTTGATCACAGATCCTGCTTTCATATCCAGATTTTTTATCCTAGAAGTCAATCCAAACGCGTCCGAATGGTTGGAGTGGGCGAGCCGAAACGGTGTGTCAGAAGAAGTGAGGAACTTCATAAAGAATTATCCAGAGTTTCTTTTTAGCGAGCGGAATCTTTCCTTGAAGATTTCTTTGAAACCATCTCCGCGAAGCTGGTACAAACTGTCGAACGTTCTAAAAACTCTCACGGACGAGGAGAAAGAAAAGTACGGTTACATTCTAGCTGCGGGGATAGTTGGTCCAGAAGCTGCAAAAGCTTTCTACGATTCTTTTTTCCAAAAAACACGAATTCCCTCTGTGGAAAGCGTTCTTCTTGAGGGTAAAGTTGAAAGATTGAAAGACATGCACGCAGCGAATACCCTTGTTCTGAGAATCGTAGACTTTCTTTCCAAAATCGATAGAGAAACTCTCGAAAAAAACTTGGCAACTTTCTCTCATAATTTGATAGAACTGTCGGAAAAAATCCCCAAAGAATCTTTCTACGGAATTCTGAGATTCATAGTGGATGAATCACAAAAAGCCGGAGAGAAATCAGATCTTTTCGACAAAATTCTCGAACGGATAGTGGAAAAAGAGAGTGTTAGAAGAATGGTGAGTGAACTATGA
- a CDS encoding restriction endonuclease yields the protein MKYLILSLLLFSFILWIWLSKSKKKKERLKDLLRKGLKNPYQFEMFAREYLRENGFKSVKTTRKSKDFGADIVAKRHGRTVVFQVKMRSSVVEKSVVKELIAAAYIYGATEVGIFTNTEISKGLERELKNLEVLKGFIKRVHIVKNVTLEEV from the coding sequence ATGAAATATCTCATTTTGAGTCTGTTGCTTTTTAGTTTTATTCTGTGGATATGGTTGTCGAAGAGCAAAAAAAAGAAAGAGCGATTAAAAGATCTCTTGAGAAAGGGGTTGAAAAACCCTTACCAGTTTGAGATGTTTGCGAGAGAGTATTTGAGGGAGAATGGTTTCAAATCTGTTAAGACAACAAGAAAAAGTAAAGATTTTGGAGCCGACATAGTTGCAAAAAGGCATGGTAGGACGGTTGTTTTTCAGGTTAAAATGAGAAGTTCCGTGGTGGAAAAAAGTGTCGTGAAAGAACTAATCGCGGCAGCTTACATCTACGGTGCCACCGAAGTGGGAATCTTTACCAATACCGAAATTTCAAAAGGGCTTGAGAGAGAATTGAAAAATCTTGAAGTGTTGAAAGGGTTCATAAAAAGGGTACACATTGTGAAGAATGTTACTCTGGAGGAGGTTTAA
- a CDS encoding PD40 domain-containing protein produces the protein MKRVLFAIFVIIPLFSFTIVTLNLSMSSTIGASPVLNDIEMKIFELLPKEATITEFATATFSMNFFLSYNSTENTYVGEWKYKNETVRYEYSPKGYKYYRDFVMECASFPLEKASFYLFSLNEFPDLFQLTFHPALDEYCDFSDEYLVFSSERFSGNRNLFLIDRKSGKLFYMPIYGSSEYFPRISPDRKNLLFQGSLHGNWNIYYMPISDDYSSKIKLISRGKYAAYNPNWLDENTVVYVQEDATSNHLVVKNLKTMKEESYYLPFDWVFTPVKGRKGIIFVGLKESNFGIYELLPDGTVTTVEDSPYNEFDPDVFDNYLIFSSNRDGVFRIYAKNLKTGRVWCLTETLPYDAFYPAFSEDGKLVAFSVYRKDMEPDIWIVRFKPPPE, from the coding sequence ATGAAAAGGGTGCTTTTCGCAATCTTCGTTATTATACCTCTATTCTCTTTCACTATTGTAACTTTGAATTTAAGTATGAGCAGCACGATAGGGGCATCACCTGTGTTAAACGACATCGAAATGAAGATCTTCGAACTACTTCCAAAAGAAGCAACGATCACAGAATTTGCAACGGCAACTTTTTCGATGAATTTCTTCCTTTCTTACAACTCGACAGAGAATACATATGTTGGAGAATGGAAATACAAAAATGAAACCGTACGGTACGAATACAGCCCCAAAGGATACAAGTATTACAGGGACTTTGTAATGGAGTGTGCGTCCTTTCCTTTGGAGAAAGCATCTTTTTATCTTTTTTCGTTGAACGAATTTCCCGATCTCTTCCAACTCACATTTCATCCTGCATTGGACGAGTACTGTGATTTTTCCGATGAATACTTAGTTTTCTCCTCCGAGAGATTTTCTGGCAATAGAAATCTATTCCTGATAGACAGAAAGAGTGGGAAACTGTTCTATATGCCTATATACGGAAGTAGTGAGTATTTCCCCAGAATATCGCCGGATCGGAAAAATTTGTTGTTTCAAGGATCACTCCATGGAAATTGGAACATATACTACATGCCAATATCGGATGATTATTCTTCAAAAATAAAGCTCATATCGCGTGGAAAATACGCCGCTTACAATCCAAACTGGCTGGATGAAAATACCGTAGTTTATGTTCAAGAAGATGCTACATCGAATCATCTCGTGGTAAAGAATCTAAAGACCATGAAAGAGGAGAGCTATTATCTACCTTTTGATTGGGTTTTCACTCCCGTGAAGGGAAGAAAAGGAATCATCTTCGTTGGACTCAAAGAATCCAATTTTGGAATATACGAACTTCTCCCCGATGGAACTGTGACGACAGTGGAAGACAGTCCTTACAACGAATTCGATCCAGACGTTTTCGACAACTACCTAATTTTTTCCTCGAACAGAGACGGTGTGTTCAGAATATACGCTAAGAATCTAAAAACAGGTAGAGTGTGGTGCCTTACGGAGACTCTCCCATACGACGCCTTTTACCCAGCTTTTTCTGAGGATGGAAAACTCGTTGCCTTCTCCGTTTACAGAAAGGATATGGAACCCGACATATGGATTGTGAGATTTAAACCTCCTCCAGAGTAA
- a CDS encoding ArsB/NhaD family transporter, whose product MFENATVSLLIFIIVYLFIILEKHHRAVITMLGGSATLFLVFRDPLEALVKYVDFNTVFLLIGMMLFVSVTKRSGLFHFLGLYSIRLSKGNVSSFFLSVNLFVALLSSFLDNVTTILVFVPVTLVVCDTVDLNPVPFVISEIISSNIGGTATMIGDPPNIMIASAAKLHFSDFVVNVAPAAFLTLIVTLFFLSLVYKKEVFKRVPIEIVKGFDPRRAIVNKKLFYLSITLVFVVLVLFSLQKILGLESFEVALFAGFFSLAFLEKKEIESVLKEIEWGVIFFFIGLFLVVGGLEETGVLEKISQFVSRMSGGNTERALISILGVSGLSSAFVDNIPFTATMIPVIKKLTILEPEIFSDLRPLWWALSLGACLGGNGTLVGASANIVGVSLLSDRKHVTFWEYFKVGFPVLLISLLVSGIYLIVRY is encoded by the coding sequence TTGTTCGAAAATGCTACTGTCTCTCTTCTGATCTTTATAATAGTATACCTCTTTATCATCCTAGAGAAACACCATAGAGCTGTCATCACCATGTTAGGTGGGAGTGCCACTCTTTTTCTCGTGTTTAGAGATCCTCTTGAAGCTTTGGTCAAGTACGTGGATTTTAACACAGTTTTTCTTTTGATCGGCATGATGTTGTTCGTCTCTGTTACGAAAAGAAGTGGTTTGTTTCATTTTCTTGGACTCTACTCTATACGACTCTCAAAGGGTAACGTTTCCTCTTTCTTCCTCTCTGTGAACTTGTTTGTAGCTCTTCTTTCTTCTTTCTTGGACAATGTAACAACGATTCTTGTATTCGTCCCTGTGACCCTCGTTGTATGCGATACAGTTGATTTAAATCCTGTTCCTTTCGTGATATCCGAGATCATCTCATCCAACATAGGTGGTACCGCCACGATGATAGGGGATCCTCCAAACATCATGATCGCTTCTGCTGCTAAACTTCACTTTTCAGATTTCGTTGTGAATGTAGCACCTGCTGCTTTCCTAACATTGATTGTGACACTGTTCTTTTTGTCTTTGGTGTACAAAAAAGAGGTCTTCAAGAGGGTACCCATAGAGATAGTCAAAGGTTTTGATCCGAGAAGGGCCATTGTCAACAAAAAATTGTTCTATTTGTCTATAACCTTGGTGTTTGTAGTCCTTGTCCTCTTCTCCTTACAGAAGATCCTGGGACTTGAAAGCTTCGAGGTAGCTTTGTTCGCCGGTTTCTTTTCATTGGCTTTCTTAGAAAAAAAAGAGATAGAAAGCGTGTTGAAAGAGATAGAATGGGGCGTGATCTTTTTCTTCATAGGGCTCTTTCTTGTTGTTGGTGGTTTGGAAGAAACTGGGGTCTTGGAAAAGATTTCACAGTTTGTTTCAAGAATGTCAGGTGGAAACACCGAGCGAGCTTTGATTTCAATTCTCGGTGTATCTGGACTCAGTTCAGCCTTCGTTGACAATATTCCATTCACCGCTACAATGATACCAGTCATCAAGAAACTGACCATTTTAGAACCTGAAATCTTTTCAGATCTAAGACCTCTGTGGTGGGCTCTTTCATTGGGTGCTTGTCTGGGAGGAAACGGGACCTTGGTAGGGGCTTCTGCAAACATTGTTGGAGTGTCTTTACTATCGGACAGGAAACATGTAACTTTCTGGGAATATTTCAAAGTGGGATTTCCCGTTCTTTTGATAAGCTTGCTTGTATCAGGGATTTACCTCATCGTTAGGTATTAG
- a CDS encoding CBS domain-containing protein has translation MKVADVYKLISLRPTVVEESTPIEEIVEKLLEDPVTRTVYVVRDGKLVGMIPVLHLLKVTGFHFFGFIPKEELVSSSMKRLIARCASEIMVEPVYVYLDTPVETALKKMIDNNVQEIPVLNEKGEIIGDLNSLEILSSLWRAKRR, from the coding sequence GTGAAAGTGGCGGATGTATACAAATTGATATCTTTAAGACCAACTGTCGTGGAAGAAAGTACTCCCATAGAAGAGATTGTAGAGAAGTTGCTGGAAGATCCTGTTACAAGAACGGTTTACGTTGTAAGAGACGGTAAATTGGTTGGTATGATCCCCGTTCTCCATCTTCTGAAAGTCACGGGGTTTCACTTTTTTGGATTCATTCCGAAAGAAGAGCTTGTGAGTTCCTCTATGAAGAGACTGATCGCCAGATGTGCTTCGGAGATCATGGTAGAGCCTGTCTACGTCTATCTAGACACGCCGGTCGAAACGGCTTTGAAAAAGATGATCGACAACAACGTACAGGAGATTCCTGTTTTAAACGAGAAAGGGGAGATAATAGGAGATCTCAATTCCCTCGAAATTCTCTCTTCGCTTTGGAGGGCAAAAAGAAGATGA
- a CDS encoding amidohydrolase: MILGNCLILKDFSSEPFFGVLEVENGIIKRVSHGRESNIDLDLSGKMIMPALFNTHTHAPMALLRGIAEDLTFEDWLFSKILPVEERLTEKMIYYGTILAQMEMARHGTGGFVDMYFYEEWVAKAVRDFGMRVLLTRGLVDNQGDDGGRLDENLKLYHKWNGFENRIFVGFGPHSPYLCSKSYLKRVFDTAKSLNVPVTIHLYENPKESYDLKELLNLGMKDVRTIAAHCVHLPEQYFNELKDLAFFVSHNPTSNLKLGNGIAPIKKMLESGIKVTVGTDGAASNNSLNLFFEMRLASLLQKVSDPRAMSVETCLRMVTTEGAEAMGIKSGRLEEGWNADLVVIDLKSPSFFPEKHLKNHIVHAFSGEVFATMVSGKWIYYDGSYPTIDEHEVVKELRRIEKELYS; this comes from the coding sequence ATGATTTTGGGAAATTGTTTGATACTGAAAGATTTCTCTTCCGAGCCGTTCTTCGGGGTTCTTGAGGTAGAGAACGGAATCATAAAGAGAGTATCACATGGAAGGGAAAGCAACATAGATCTGGATCTTTCTGGTAAAATGATCATGCCTGCTCTTTTCAACACGCACACTCATGCTCCCATGGCGCTTCTCAGAGGAATAGCAGAAGACCTTACTTTTGAAGACTGGCTGTTCTCTAAAATACTTCCTGTTGAAGAAAGATTGACCGAAAAGATGATCTACTACGGAACGATACTCGCACAGATGGAAATGGCGAGACATGGAACAGGCGGCTTTGTTGATATGTACTTTTATGAAGAATGGGTAGCAAAAGCTGTCAGGGATTTTGGAATGAGAGTGTTACTCACACGTGGGCTCGTTGATAATCAAGGAGACGATGGTGGAAGGTTAGATGAAAATCTGAAGCTCTATCATAAATGGAACGGATTTGAAAACAGAATATTCGTGGGATTTGGTCCACATTCTCCCTATTTGTGCTCGAAATCTTACTTGAAAAGAGTTTTCGATACAGCGAAATCTCTGAATGTACCTGTAACTATCCACCTCTACGAGAATCCCAAAGAAAGTTATGATTTAAAAGAACTCTTAAATCTTGGCATGAAAGATGTGAGAACTATAGCTGCCCATTGTGTTCATCTTCCTGAACAGTATTTCAACGAGTTGAAAGATCTTGCTTTCTTCGTTTCCCATAATCCCACGAGTAATTTAAAGCTCGGAAATGGAATAGCTCCTATTAAGAAAATGCTGGAAAGTGGCATAAAGGTTACCGTTGGAACCGACGGGGCAGCGAGTAACAATTCCTTGAATTTGTTTTTTGAAATGAGGCTTGCAAGTCTTCTTCAGAAAGTGAGTGACCCTCGTGCTATGAGCGTGGAAACATGTTTGAGAATGGTAACAACAGAAGGAGCAGAAGCCATGGGAATCAAGAGTGGAAGATTGGAAGAGGGCTGGAACGCAGATTTGGTGGTGATAGATTTAAAATCACCCAGCTTTTTTCCGGAAAAACATCTCAAAAATCACATTGTTCATGCTTTTTCGGGGGAAGTCTTTGCCACTATGGTTTCAGGGAAGTGGATCTACTATGATGGTTCGTATCCCACTATAGACGAACACGAAGTAGTGAAAGAACTGAGGAGGATAGAAAAAGAACTTTACTCTTGA
- a CDS encoding PadR family transcriptional regulator, producing the protein MRFRGGRGFGGWWIASALLLLIAEKPSHGYELAERLSEFGIEIPGIGHMGNIYRVLSDLEENGLVRTEWDTSVSPPRKVYRITPRGKLYLKETLKFIESMKRRMENFAERVKKVVQE; encoded by the coding sequence ATGAGGTTTCGCGGGGGTAGAGGATTCGGAGGATGGTGGATAGCCAGTGCCCTTCTTCTCCTCATAGCAGAAAAACCTTCACATGGGTACGAACTGGCAGAAAGACTTTCTGAGTTTGGAATAGAGATACCCGGAATAGGTCATATGGGGAATATTTACCGCGTTCTCTCAGATTTAGAAGAAAACGGATTGGTTCGTACTGAGTGGGACACTTCGGTAAGTCCCCCGAGAAAAGTTTACAGAATCACACCGAGAGGGAAACTCTACTTGAAGGAGACTCTGAAGTTCATAGAAAGTATGAAAAGAAGAATGGAGAACTTCGCGGAGAGAGTAAAAAAAGTAGTTCAAGAGTAA
- a CDS encoding class I SAM-dependent methyltransferase — translation MFHEGPYTAFSRRIAQNFIKILKNFYIRGNKVLDVACGEGTFAVAIAKQGFEVVGVDISEEMLKFAKKRAKKEKVSVVFLRKDMRNLDFQEEFDIATCWFDSLNYLLDYNELKATFEGVWNALKPGGVFLFDMNTVYGLFMASQEGPIYIQQSGENIFEVQDIEFDLESSVATFYVTVFERRKENLWERFDEIHREKGYKIKEIASALSTVGFTFSFYEDLLKKTLLSRFTRRLWCVARKETKE, via the coding sequence GTGTTTCACGAAGGACCTTACACTGCCTTTTCCAGAAGAATAGCGCAGAATTTCATTAAAATCCTCAAGAATTTTTACATCCGCGGAAACAAAGTACTCGATGTAGCTTGTGGTGAAGGCACGTTTGCTGTCGCGATTGCAAAACAGGGGTTCGAAGTGGTGGGAGTAGATATTTCTGAAGAGATGCTCAAATTTGCTAAAAAAAGAGCAAAAAAAGAGAAAGTGTCAGTTGTTTTCCTGAGAAAGGACATGAGAAATCTAGATTTTCAAGAAGAATTTGATATTGCCACGTGTTGGTTTGATAGTTTGAACTATCTTCTCGATTATAATGAACTAAAAGCTACATTTGAAGGTGTTTGGAATGCGTTAAAACCTGGTGGGGTGTTCTTATTCGATATGAACACAGTGTACGGTTTGTTTATGGCAAGTCAGGAGGGGCCCATATACATCCAGCAGAGCGGAGAGAATATTTTCGAGGTTCAAGATATAGAGTTCGATCTAGAAAGCTCTGTGGCAACTTTTTATGTAACTGTTTTCGAAAGAAGAAAAGAGAATCTTTGGGAGAGATTCGATGAAATACACAGAGAAAAGGGATACAAGATAAAGGAGATCGCTTCTGCTTTGAGCACGGTAGGATTTACGTTTTCCTTTTACGAAGATCTTTTGAAAAAAACACTGTTGTCCCGATTTACACGAAGACTCTGGTGTGTTGCTAGAAAGGAGACAAAAGAATGA
- the panD gene encoding aspartate 1-decarboxylase, whose translation MLNIYLKSKIHMGTVTKKKLFYDGSIEIDEELMEKVGISEGEMVLVVNLNNAERFITYVIKGKRGSREINLNGAAARLAEEGDRVIIMAFTINETPVKAKTIILNEQNEIVQEK comes from the coding sequence ATGTTGAACATATATTTGAAGTCGAAAATACACATGGGAACGGTAACAAAAAAGAAGCTCTTCTACGATGGGAGTATAGAAATAGATGAAGAACTGATGGAGAAGGTAGGTATTTCAGAAGGGGAGATGGTTCTGGTGGTCAATCTCAACAATGCGGAAAGATTCATAACATACGTTATAAAAGGGAAGAGAGGAAGTAGAGAGATCAACCTGAACGGAGCAGCGGCTAGACTCGCTGAAGAGGGTGACAGGGTGATCATCATGGCCTTCACGATAAATGAAACACCTGTGAAAGCCAAAACGATTATTTTGAATGAACAAAACGAAATTGTGCAAGAGAAGTGA
- a CDS encoding RluA family pseudouridine synthase produces MRIEVTKENHYRRLDKFLRNRLKEIPLSVVYKLIRKGKVYVNGRRVRDPGFDLEEGDVVEIKYVNLDNLPRRAEKKGLTPIPMKLNILYENEHYLALNKPPGVAIHPGKGVHVATLIEGLLYYGREKDFEPFLVHRLDKDTSGLLIVAKNREAARILSNMFRERRVEKEYITLVKGHPENNLKIIVPLDGQEAISEIVAVKPLKNLSLLRVRIYTGRKHQIRRHLAQIGFPVIGDNTYGDRQLNREIRKKYGLKRIFLHSYRMNFIDPWFEEEREIKAPLTSDLRDVLEFLKERSDEWLEKFLS; encoded by the coding sequence ATGAGGATAGAAGTTACAAAGGAAAACCATTACAGAAGATTAGATAAGTTTCTGAGAAACAGGTTGAAAGAAATCCCACTTTCTGTTGTCTATAAACTCATACGGAAGGGAAAGGTATACGTCAACGGTCGGCGTGTGAGAGACCCAGGATTCGATTTGGAGGAAGGAGACGTTGTCGAGATCAAATACGTCAACCTTGATAATCTTCCTAGAAGGGCTGAAAAGAAAGGGCTCACACCAATTCCCATGAAGCTTAATATTCTCTATGAGAATGAACATTATCTCGCCTTGAACAAGCCCCCAGGTGTTGCCATACATCCTGGAAAAGGTGTACATGTCGCTACATTAATAGAGGGACTTCTCTATTACGGTCGGGAAAAAGATTTCGAACCCTTCTTGGTCCACAGACTCGACAAAGACACTTCTGGCCTTTTGATTGTAGCGAAAAATAGAGAAGCTGCTAGGATTCTTTCTAACATGTTCAGGGAAAGAAGGGTGGAAAAGGAGTACATCACTCTCGTGAAGGGACATCCGGAGAACAACCTGAAAATTATCGTTCCTTTGGACGGTCAAGAAGCGATCTCAGAGATTGTTGCTGTGAAACCCTTGAAAAATCTCTCTTTGTTGAGAGTGAGAATATACACTGGGAGGAAACACCAGATAAGAAGACACCTGGCCCAAATTGGCTTTCCTGTCATCGGAGATAATACCTATGGGGACAGACAGCTCAACAGAGAGATTAGGAAAAAATATGGTTTGAAAAGGATCTTTCTTCACAGTTATCGAATGAATTTCATCGATCCCTGGTTCGAGGAAGAGAGAGAAATAAAAGCTCCGCTCACATCGGATCTTCGAGATGTTTTGGAATTTTTGAAAGAGAGGAGTGATGAATGGTTAGAAAAATTTCTTTCATGA
- a CDS encoding DUF5693 family protein, giving the protein MEKFLSLRDNLYLMFFVSSIILVVCFLPARIIVDREGMMFSFLFDDMIDGKKIVLFDLADDESIPHDADVVILKGEPNSWNPKDLAKDLKGKWVGILEFDPSLDFARKVVLLKGDNKFFRVHTVKQEEIKKLQLDEESLFHRYKRAVIERSVEVLWIRNIESKDILVERLTKYFEGKITSFPAPPARAPKFPRWTLLIPPLFLLASLNPLLILVAIVSIFSKEWFVSLLFSISTLGAYIIPKEKWLKLFSFLLLSVSLSLSLSDVYHINQIMDFRGVKLSLVLLPGFILLKGLWENRKNWKKFLPVLLLFVPVGFYYVVRSGNSGWILNLERKFRDWLEAVFIVRPRFKEIICYPFFWLEGFKEYDFLRESFGSIALVSLFNTFCHIKTPVVVSLYRSALGIVIGYAVYLVLKRILKRFLTSK; this is encoded by the coding sequence ATGGAGAAATTTTTGAGCTTGAGAGATAATCTTTATCTGATGTTTTTTGTAAGTTCCATCATCCTCGTTGTTTGCTTTCTTCCGGCAAGAATCATTGTGGATCGAGAAGGAATGATGTTTTCCTTTCTGTTCGACGACATGATAGATGGAAAAAAAATCGTCCTTTTTGATCTTGCAGATGACGAAAGTATCCCTCATGACGCTGATGTTGTAATTTTGAAAGGAGAACCTAACTCCTGGAATCCAAAGGATCTCGCAAAAGATCTCAAAGGAAAATGGGTAGGGATTCTGGAATTCGACCCGTCTCTTGACTTCGCGAGAAAAGTTGTTCTCTTGAAAGGAGACAACAAGTTCTTTCGTGTACACACTGTGAAGCAAGAGGAAATCAAAAAGCTCCAACTCGACGAAGAAAGCTTGTTTCATAGATATAAAAGGGCGGTGATCGAAAGGAGTGTTGAGGTGTTGTGGATAAGGAATATAGAATCAAAGGATATTTTAGTCGAAAGATTGACCAAATATTTTGAAGGAAAAATCACTTCTTTCCCTGCCCCTCCAGCGCGAGCCCCCAAATTTCCTAGATGGACGCTCCTCATTCCTCCTCTTTTTCTTCTGGCGTCGTTGAATCCTTTGTTGATTCTTGTTGCGATCGTTTCCATCTTTTCTAAGGAATGGTTCGTTTCTTTACTCTTTTCCATCAGCACTTTGGGAGCTTATATAATTCCTAAGGAAAAATGGTTGAAGTTGTTCAGCTTCTTGCTTCTTTCCGTTTCTCTTTCCTTGAGTCTCAGTGATGTTTATCACATAAATCAAATCATGGATTTTCGTGGTGTAAAACTCTCACTTGTTCTTCTGCCTGGTTTCATCCTTTTGAAAGGACTTTGGGAAAACAGAAAAAACTGGAAAAAGTTTCTCCCTGTTCTCCTTCTTTTTGTACCCGTTGGTTTTTATTACGTTGTACGATCTGGAAACAGCGGTTGGATTTTGAACTTGGAAAGGAAATTCAGAGATTGGCTTGAAGCGGTTTTCATAGTTCGTCCGAGGTTCAAAGAAATTATTTGTTATCCTTTCTTTTGGTTAGAAGGGTTTAAAGAATACGATTTTCTCAGAGAAAGTTTTGGAAGCATAGCCCTTGTTTCTTTGTTCAATACTTTCTGTCACATAAAAACACCTGTGGTAGTTTCCCTGTATAGAAGTGCTCTTGGGATTGTCATTGGTTATGCAGTATATCTCGTTCTGAAGAGAATCTTAAAACGCTTCTTAACCTCCAAATAA
- the glnA gene encoding type I glutamate--ammonia ligase yields the protein MDIEVVKSIIDKENVRFIRLQFTDINGVLKNVEVTPEVFLNSWEEGIMFDGSSIEGFVRIEESDMYLKPNLDTFAVLPWTVDGAKSARVICDVYTPDGKPFEGDPRYRLKRMMEKAKELGYTPYAGPEMEFFILPTSEKGEPVPEFLDHGGYFDLLPLSKAEEIRRDIAIALEKMGVIVEATHHEVAPSQHEVDFKYDNFLKTADNAQTVKLVIKTMAIFHGYYATFMPKPFFGVNGSGMHVHMSLFKGDQNAFYDPNKPLELSDDLRYFVGGILKHAKALAAVTNPTVNSYKRLVPGYEAPVYISWSVGNRSALIRIPKARGQATRIEYRSPDPSCNIYLAFAAVLAAGLDGIRNKIEPPAPVEENIYHMSLEKRKELSIESLPGNLKEAIEELKKDDVIIDALGEHIFEKFVEAAEKDWKEYSTYVTNWELQRYLYL from the coding sequence ATGGATATCGAAGTTGTAAAGAGTATCATTGACAAAGAAAATGTCCGCTTCATAAGGTTACAATTCACAGACATAAATGGTGTTCTGAAAAACGTCGAAGTGACTCCAGAAGTATTTTTGAACTCATGGGAAGAGGGTATCATGTTCGATGGCTCTTCAATTGAAGGTTTTGTGAGAATTGAGGAATCTGACATGTATCTAAAACCGAATCTGGATACCTTTGCAGTCCTTCCTTGGACAGTCGACGGAGCAAAAAGTGCTAGAGTCATTTGTGATGTTTATACTCCAGACGGGAAGCCATTTGAAGGTGATCCAAGATACAGGCTTAAACGCATGATGGAAAAAGCCAAGGAACTTGGTTACACTCCGTACGCAGGTCCTGAGATGGAATTTTTCATCCTCCCGACCAGCGAAAAAGGAGAACCCGTCCCAGAGTTTCTTGATCATGGTGGATACTTCGATCTTCTTCCATTGAGTAAGGCCGAAGAGATCAGAAGAGATATCGCTATCGCTTTGGAAAAAATGGGGGTTATCGTTGAAGCTACGCACCATGAAGTGGCACCCTCCCAGCATGAAGTCGACTTCAAATACGACAACTTCTTGAAAACTGCTGATAACGCTCAAACCGTCAAACTTGTGATCAAAACCATGGCTATTTTCCATGGATATTATGCCACTTTCATGCCTAAACCGTTCTTCGGAGTCAACGGTTCCGGCATGCATGTTCACATGAGTCTTTTCAAGGGAGATCAGAACGCTTTCTATGATCCGAACAAACCTCTTGAACTCTCTGATGATCTAAGATACTTCGTTGGAGGGATTTTGAAACACGCAAAAGCCCTTGCAGCGGTTACCAATCCAACTGTGAACAGTTACAAAAGACTTGTTCCCGGATACGAAGCACCGGTTTACATTAGTTGGTCTGTAGGGAACAGAAGTGCTCTCATCAGAATCCCAAAAGCAAGAGGGCAAGCTACAAGGATAGAATATAGATCACCGGATCCGTCCTGTAATATTTACTTGGCCTTCGCAGCTGTTCTTGCCGCTGGATTGGACGGCATACGCAACAAGATTGAGCCACCTGCTCCAGTTGAGGAAAACATATATCACATGTCGTTGGAAAAAAGAAAGGAGTTGAGTATAGAATCCTTGCCTGGGAACTTGAAAGAAGCTATTGAAGAACTGAAGAAGGATGATGTTATAATAGATGCGTTGGGAGAACACATCTTTGAAAAATTCGTGGAGGCAGCGGAAAAAGATTGGAAGGAATACAGCACCTACGTTACAAACTGGGAATTGCAGCGTTACTTGTATCTCTGA